A single region of the Gossypium arboreum isolate Shixiya-1 chromosome 12, ASM2569848v2, whole genome shotgun sequence genome encodes:
- the LOC108481631 gene encoding phospholipase A(1) DAD1, chloroplastic-like, whose protein sequence is MEYQGINNWEGLLDPLDDILRSEILKYGRFVEAAYQSFDFDPSSPTYATSKFHKNSILTRSCIGETGYKPIKHLRATCGIQLPGWVDRGPSWVSTRSSWIGYVAVCQDKEEIARLGRRDVVIAFRGTATCLEWLENLRATLTCLPDDVVNVVGPENGGAMVESGFLSLYTSGSDTCPSLQHMVREEIGRVLQTYGDEPLSFTITGHSLGAALATLAAYDINSTFSDPPMVTVISFGGPRVGNQNFRCQLEKSGTKILRIVNSDDLITKVPGFVIDNDDTEMTNNQALNVVGLPRWVRKRVEDAPLVYADVGQELRLSSKECPYLCKEGVVSCHELSTYLHLVNGFVSSNCPFRATAMRVLYKHHRQKLGSY, encoded by the coding sequence ATGGAGTATCAAGGGATAAACAACTGGGAAGGCTTGCTTGATCCACTCGATGATATTTTACGAAGTGAGATTTTAAAATACGGTCGGTTCGTGGAAGCGGCTTACCAGTCTTTCGATTTTGATCCGTCGTCACCTACTTACGCTACGTCTAAGTTCCACAAGAACTCTATACTGACTCGGTCTTGCATTGGGGAGACCGGTTATAAACCCATCAAACACTTACGAGCTACATGTGGGATTCAGTTGCCGGGTTGGGTCGACAGGGGACCCAGTTGGGTTTCGACTCGGTCGAGCTGGATCGGGTACGTGGCGGTTTGTCAGGATAAGGAAGAAATCGCCAGGCTTGGCCGGCGGGATGTCGTGATTGCCTTCAGAGGCACCGCTACTTGTTTAGAATGGCTCGAGAATTTACGCGCCACGCTGACGTGCCTCCCTGATGACGTGGTTAACGTTGTGGGCCCTGAAAACGGTGGGGCCATGGTGGAGAGTGGGTTCTTAAGCCTCTACACTTCGGGTAGCGACACGTGTCCCAGTTTACAACACATGGTAAGGGAAGAAATCGGGAGGGTACTCCAAACCTACGGCGACGAACCTCTTAGCTTTACCATCACCGGCCACAGCCTCGGCGCTGCACTCGCCACCCTCGCGGCGTACGACATCAACTCCACTTTTTCCGACCCGCCAATGGTCACCGTTATCTCGTTCGGCGGACCGCGCGTCGGTAACCAAAACTTCCGATGCCAACTAGAGAAAAGCGGGACAAAGATTCTACGTATAGTAAACTCCGACGACCTTATCACCAAAGTACCAGGCTTCGTAATCGACAACGACGACACGGAAATGACAAACAACCAAGCTCTGAACGTGGTGGGGTTGCCGAGATGGGTACGGAAACGCGTGGAAGACGCGCCGCTGGTTTATGCTGATGTGGGACAAGAACTGAGATTAAGCAGTAAAGAATGCCCGTACTTGTGTAAGGAAGGCGTAGTGAGTTGCCATGAACTCAGTACTTATCTCCATTTAGTAAATGGTTTCGTTAGTTCAAACTGTCCTTTCAGGGCCACCGCCATGAGAGTATTATATAAGCATCACCGGCAAAAACTGGGAAGTTATTAA